The stretch of DNA gtttacaaacgtttcagcctgccatcaggccttcttcaatgtacaatataagaaacaataaaatataaaattcgctCGCAAtggttaaataattaagagaTGTGGAAGACGTATTGCAATCCTTTTTCGACCATATTGTACGctaataaattagataagaTTGTATAAATTGCATGATGGAGAAGCGCTCGCCCAAATAGAAGGAACGAGGTGGAAAAGTTAAGACCAGATGTCTTTACAGATGTTGAACTTAAATATCTTAGTGAATTATATCTTagtgtattaattttattttttgttagtattttgcaccattgtataatataaaatgtataatgtaaaattataatttggatgtatatttgtatttttcagattAACGACGTGCTATCTacctccgctgctgcgcatcaaACGGTGagtcaaaatcaaattattattatttgaattttaaaacaataaatctcACAAtgttagatatatattcttgaattaaaaagatttgtaaatttaaattgatagtatataatattataaagatacAGCATTTTCTTCACAAATGAGTTtagtgttttaaaataaaagattggaAAGATTagtactaaaatatttaactctgAACATGATTATTCGtcgcaagaaaatattttcaaatttttatgtttgctatttttttttttttgccttctttttaaaatatttctttctaaaatattcaaataatttactgTGAGTACTTGatctttatattttcctagagttaaatattattataatctgGCACGAAGagcaatgtatatatatatatatatatatatatatatatatatatacaaggaattttttaaaatgtaacaagcacaaaattaaaaattatagcaaatattttatagagcatattttaatttatgcaatagTAATAGTTTGTTGTTGATTAATTGCATTTCTTCTTGCAATGTGCCAATTTTATGCTAATTTTTTCTAGTCAATCTATGTGTcgtatttgtttatttattataaaatatctgtaCTTTAAAGTTggaattatattgtattatataattaaattcgtaTTCTTGATTCATGATTTATGAATACAGCACGAACATGTTTAAcgataatgtcatttatcAGTagtattgaaaaatgaatatagcGCATAATTCCAACTCTACAATGCTGAAGGTACTGGATAGGAACCAATAAATGTTTTGCGAAAAACATTGAGATAGCCATCTTTAGATTTATCTCTGATATCACCAATGACATTAAAAGTCATTTTACATACTACATTTTTTGCGTTTAGATAGAACGTTAAATAGATATTGGACGAAAGTGCAATAAAAAACTGTTAGAGAaactattgtaaatttaataagaaaaaaacatattgCAAGCAGTTAAAATTGTTGATCTAAAAGAGAAGGATTAGTTTATCTTTATAAGAGTCGTCATCTTCCCACGTTCGTCATCTTCCCGTgttcgtttttaattttaaagcgTTTTGAAATTCGATAACAATTGCTGAATTACATGCTCttatataaatctgaaaaagTAAACATACTTATATGAGTATAGAGGAACAAACACAACAAATCTCACGATACCggtattttaatctaaaattattaaattattagattgatattttagaaataccATTTTCTCAAGACCGTATTTCTAACcatcgaaaatttattttgcattaatttaattttcatattaaaatatgatttcgGGAGGggaatattataaagaaatttgaaaaatcgcTGGCTCGAAACTCGAACTCGGTACAGCGCGTTTATCTCCCGCATCTTTTACTGCCATAATCTTTGTAATtcctataatttatttctctgaAAAATGTCGCCTTTTGGTTGCTAAGAATTAAAAGCTAATTGTTACCGTGACATCTGACACGGAACAGAGGAGGAGCGTGTCATAATTTGGACAGGGTGGTTTTGCTGTCAGTATCGGGGCTCTCGGGTAACGGAGTTTAAGCGCAAACAAAACAATGCATTTTTCCCCAAGCAACGGGAGGAGAAGATCCTCACGGCTCTTTTCGACTGGCGAGTCGAAACTAACATAATCCAGACGCGCTTCTAGAGGCGCCCGGAACCCTTGACGCCCGTGGCTGGAATTCGAAAAATCGCCCCCACGAAACTCGAACTCGGTACAGCGTATCTATCTTCCGCGTCTTGTtttgctataatttttataattcttataattcaCAATTTGTCAGTAtcttaaatgtaattatttctacAGTTGGAAACAATTACAAAGGCAATTAtggaaacaattattttagaaacaaacaaagaatattttgttacactTAAAAAACTGATTTCACATcacatatgataaaaaatgttgaaattatattaatacgcAAAACGTAGTTAGGCAAAAATTGacgtttaattatatattgttatagcatttttcattctcaattatagaatataaattacgATGTACctgaaattttgtttttctcatactttgaattatattatgtaattattatatttctatacttGTGattaaatagaatagaatatgcaatatagaattaaattgaGTTTAAGTGTGACCGTTTCACGATATTCTAAGaacatattacaattttagaattttactatattattttttaattttattatggattttcttacaaaatttttatctaaatattggCTTGTAGCAATATCAATATGTTTGGGACATTTCACagattcttttataaataattcggTGTCAATtcgatgttaaaaattgtacattacaaattaaaagtagtttggtaaaaaaaataagtgtaCGCAAAGACGACggaaaatatcgtaaattattaaattcccATAAAGCCTTCTTGTTAACTGGCGCGATTTTATTAATGCGCCCTGTCAGTCATGTGTGTAATTATATACACGCACAAGAGCGGCGCGTGCGTGGACACACGCTGGGCTTCATGCGTGGTAGGCGCCAAAAGATAGCGAGGCAGGCGCCTTCTTAACTGTGGGAAAGAAGCGCCGGCGTCTGGAGAGTCCTGGCACCGTGTGAGCGTCctcacaaattttttaactaactTTCACTTGTTTTTAGTCCGTATACAGATAACGCCGTTTCCTGGTAAGATGAGCGGCGAATGTTTTCGGGAATTTAAAGCGTTCACATATGTATTCGTATTGTTATAATTGTAGCTAATAATCccattgtaattaataatttttttattcatatttctcacGGCATgtattttcatagaaattattttactcttgttttttaaattataattaggaCGTGTGAATTCTATTGCATTCGACAATTAgacatgcaaaatttatgagtATTTATACATGAACTTTGACAGTAAAGTCCAGAATTGATATCTAAATCGAGTATAATCAGACATCTAAGATGTGCAGAATCAATGCACTTTTAATTACGCACACTAAGCCAGGGCCGTGAAAAAAGATCTCCGCATAATGTGGTGTCCAGTTGCAAGACGGACCCGTTCGTGTTGCCGCATAAATGGGCCCTTTGTGCTATCTCCTCGCGTCTAAATAGCCGTATGCGGCCTCAGATGCCCTATCCGTATACAGTTTATAGAAAAATCTTGCACGGTGGCGTGTATTCCGCTATGCTCGTGGGGGGTCGTATGCCGCCCATGGCGACTCTACTTATTCggaatctgttttttttttcttgtatttattGAACCGGCATTACTTAACAATATCAGGAACTGGAATAGATCAGAAGAAAGTCTTACAGGTGGCAGttgaaaaaagataatataaatttcgatctattacatgaaaaaaataggCTATGTGGTGTTGAcaacataattttcaaaatataaagtttttctttttgaataaaaatagtgtgaataataatatagttgtaattattatttaatgaaattgatTGATTAGATTAATTTCTTAGATTCCGACTAAAGATAATAAATGGatggataaaaataatcagttCTTTTGCtaagcattaaaatataaataagtacaagatttaatttatattcagtataatattttaatatttatcattttgttatttaaatatttgaaatttaattagtattttttgtGGCGTGCCATGTGTAACAGAGGATGTGTTGACGATAGAGACATTATAAACAGTGATAAATTGGAAAGCATGCTGCTTGCTGCCGGCTTGACAAAACTTGCAGACTTGCGGAAATGTAGAGGATGCTCTCTATTATGCTTGAAGAGGTCAGCTCGACTGTGCGTTTCTGCGCTCGAGCGCATCGAATGAGACTTTTGTCGCTTCTCACGAGTGGCCCAGACAATTGCGTGTATCTGGATGTCTAGACGGCGGACTGTTTCACGTTTTCTGTTCGAGCAGAAATCGCATTAATTTAAGTCTCTTCCGTTACTTGCCGACGTGTGATGATTGCCGACGGCGGGCATTCATACAGGACAAATTTCATGGACACGGAATGATTGTGAGAtgttccaaaaatattgatattgctACAAGCCGACATTTAGATAAAAAGATTGCAAGATAgtacagaaaagaaattttaaaaaataatataaaattctaaaattctgGATATCTTTTATgaaacattcttttttctatattcttcttcaatatttagtattttattcatttttctccttttttatttatgctgtATAGgctattcaataaatatttattatctgatTATTCAATAGTCTCTTGGTTTAATTTACTTGAATCAAAGGAGACAATAATAATATGGAAATCTGAGAACGATgggttattattttaaattcgcaatttatatatattttctctacaaatttttataataaacaacaCGTTTAGAAACTATAAGAAGGATTAAAAATTCGACAACTTATAATTCTTTTAGTTGCTTATCTGTGCAAGGCGCTTtatatcgtataatatattatatttgtatttaataatttgaaacgaTTTATATAGTAAATTGAAAAGCATGTGCAAAATAGtcgaaaaaaatgcaaattaattacttCTTGCGTTGTTTCGTTGGAAGAACGGCGATGATTAAGCGAAGGAGAACGTGGGAGAACGTATTACGCAAATGATCGTTTAATCGTTGCTTTTAGAAACATAACTCGCAGCACGTTTCGATTGGTCAGACTCTTCTGGTATAGGCGGGTCTTTCGTATTCTCCTCCGCCTTACGTTGCTGACGGCTATGGCTGTCGCGAcgcaaaaagatattttgccATCTCCTCGATTACTCGGATACTTTCTATatccattattaatattattcgtgATAGTCGTTATTCTCGTTTTGATTGTACTCTTTTATGCGATTTCTATAAGCAAAAACTATAGGAAAACTTTTATTGGCCAGCTAAGCTTGATTCTATTACTTGGATCTCTCAAAAGATTCTCagagtgaaatatttttaaattttctatgaaaTGAAAatctctataaaattttaatctctgTATATTCtgcattatgaaattttaaaaagaatgtaaaaggtttatattaatacatattgatTTTCCGCCAAATTTTAAACCACTAAATCTTTGACACTCAAAGCAGATTTTCCATTGTGGTACTCTAACTTTTTTAgacaaaatagatatttatataacgcagaaaataaatagatattttacgaaaatactcagaattattataaaataaaatttgagacTATTATTACACATATAGATATGCGTCTGCGTTAGTAAATAgcactatattattttttcttattattacattaaatattttaatatattcaaagttaaattaataataagagatttttatgcttattatttattgacatATTCAAATTGCACAAGATTTTATGCATTTGAAAAACACTTCagaaattatcttaataatattattgcttcatatacatacatactaattatattcaaaagaaatatattttcttaattaatcaCTTTGTGAAAATCTCGATGCATCGTTTAAAAGCGTGCGCAACTATAGTAGTAAAAATCTCCAGTCGTACACAAACGCACTCTCACACTCGCATCCGCGTATCGTCGTGACGTTCCTGTACGACGGGACCAACACTTGACTCCCTTGCAAGCCAAGTCACATTATACGTCTGCCCTCCGACCCGACCACTCAACCGTAACCATCCCCCGAAACAGAGACAGTTGGTGCATCGATTAACGCCTGTTTGCCATAATCTCGCGGATTTTGTggatttcaaaatatttaccaTATATTATTGAACTTGCCATAGTGATCTGTTTTTCTCATCGTGTGTTGCTACCGAATTTTGACGATTGACATCATAAGCGAAGTGTCAAGACTACCACGTGCTAATTTTAAACGGCCTATTTACGgccatataattaaattttacagctCGCAAGAATGTCGAGCTGTCAAGATTTTTGTGcgtgaatttaattttgataaacatATGGACTTGTAATCAAGTTTGATACTTGAAGAAGCTATCAAGATTTCTACGGAgagaaaaattacacattattttgcaaattaacagttggaatttaattaattaatcaagaaTATTACGATGGCATAACAAGTTTTCAAGTTGACGAAGAAGAAACAACGCTTCGATTATCaagatttcttaaaaattacaaagatgAGATCAGCTTAAGAAAAAAACACAAAAGAAATTGTGTTGATCGTCAAGAcattcaacaaaattattcgattGAAGAATGCTTTAGAATGTTATCCTCTTCGGTATCGACTCAGCGTTCAGCATTCAGCGTTCGTGATATTCTCAGTGAGGATCAACAGCTCGGAGTCATGGATTGTTATGGACATCATCAGAATCAAGCATCTCAACAACATGCACATCaagattattattcatataacgTCATGCCAGAGAACAACTGGGAAATGGATAAATTCAAAGAGCAACCGATGTCTAGTTATCAACATTATTCGGATCTCAATCACGTTCACCAGTTGAGTCAGGTGGTACCGCCGTACCAGGAGACTTCTATCACAGAAGACGGTAATTCTCTCTTTACgaaaataacttaaaattgaatcatttttatcattgcaatataatttttcaatagtCTTGACGCTGAATGAAACATAGAATCTcgtatttctcattaaaataattgtcgcGAAGAAGATAATACATTGCTGTTAtctcataaattattacaatacatatttttttcacttatttaatttacaaaagaaatatgaagaaaatcaaaatcaaagaTCATAAGAAGagagattattttttcgaaacaaattaaataagcaatattattataattgatagGATCGGaatcatattattttgtaaatttttaggCAACATTGTTACATCAAGCAAAACGGAATTGCGCAAAAACCAATCTGGTAAAAGAACGAAACGGAAGCCAAGAGTGTTATTTTCGCAAGTATGTTTAatgttttgcatttattataatcaatgaataaattattttatttggaaaGCGAGGCATAACTGTAAtctaaattgcaaaattatttgatagattttttgagttattttataaaaatagttttgtttatagaattaactttgtacattttaaattatttccgtaaaagttctTGCATAGACATTTCgcatgaaataaatattaaatagcacgaagcgttatttatattttaacgacCATCCGTTTCGTAGACACAAGTTTACGAACTGGAGCAGCGATTCAAACAACAGAGGTACCTCAGCGCACCTGAGCGAGAGATGTTGGCTCAAAGCCTGAAATTAACTAGCACTCAAGTAAAAATCTGGTTCCAAAATCGAAGATATAAGAACAAACGCGCCCGGATTGAAGACGCTGAAAAACTGCAGGCGCAAAACATGAAGAATCAATCTCTGAAGAAGATCGCCGTGCCGATTCTCATCAAGGATGGCAAACCTAATGTACAGCAATCTTACAACGGCTCTTACTGGCCTAACGTCCGATCGGATCTCAACGGTGGGATGCAAACGGATTTCAGGACCAACGAGATTCGTCTCAGTCCTGATTTCAGGTCCAATTCGAACGAGATGAGAATCGATTCCAATATAAGCCCGGATTACAAACCGGAGGAAATACCTGGAAGATCGAGCCTGAACGATATGGCTGACAGGCAGCACGTGCTGAATCCAGGAGTACAGGAATACAGGAGTAACTTTGCGACGGAAATTCCACCAAGTGTGCTCGATTGCAATCGAATAATTAAGACGGAATTTAAAACATGCGCGAGCGGCAATGAAACCGCGTCGTATCCAGATCTGAAAAACGTTCAATCCGACAGTAAACAGCTTATGACTGACAGACATATGGACGTCTCTAACAGCGAGTATGGTTTTACGAATTATCTCACTGCACCTAATTACCAAATGCAGTACGTGAATTATATGGAGCAAGTACCTATGGATCAAAGTCTGCAGCGATTGTGGTAGACAAGCGTCTTtacgagaaaaaattatttgacgcGAGAATTATGATTTATTGCTGTACAATTATTACTTTTGAATTTAGGATGGTTTAGTTGATAAGAATAACTTAGATttagcaattaatttaattatcactcaatttctttcaaataatacTGAACTGTGTGCTGGAtaacatttcatattttctgaTGATCAATTAggttttattaatcaaatattataaattaattaattgctatgactgacaaaaaaataataactacaTTTTACTGctttttgtttaaacatttatcttacatacattatataaaaataagacatatttattaatcatattcCATGTCCACTTATAACGTTAAAAACGTTAACGTATTAATCGTTTGACATTAAATCAAATTGCTGAATCTCGATTATCGAAGAATATCGATGGAGAAACTATACCAAAGTAATTAAccaaatatatattctgtatattCTTTCATTGTAATGGATACGATTAATGTAAGGTTAGAGTTATACTATCTAGTAGATAGGCTTATGATATTGGCAGCTGTTTTTTAGTTGGCTAGATTTTCCTTCGAAATAGTAACGCGCCGCACAAGAGGGCGGAAATTGCTTCAAGTGGTCTTTGCGGAAACATCGAACACTTTTCCGCGGATGTGCTTCGGGAAGTTTTTTTCTGACTTTCGAGTGCAGACGTTAGttgtgcaataaattaattttgttcagGTAGTACCTTTCtgaattcttattcttattcttgttcTTACAAGAATGTGTATATTGTCAGCAATTGCGAAAAATGTTCAGTTTTTCTATTAAACGTATAATGCGTATAAATTTAAGTGTTgtacttttcttatatattgaGGGATGGAATAAGCAATTTAatccttttataatttataattgttatttttaaaaatttattttaggaGGAGGCAcgtttaagtaaaatttttattctattttaagaTAAGTGCAAATATTCGTTCTCTCAAAGAAATGGCATCGAATTATGTTaagcaaaaaatgttttataataagggtaaaattatgagaaataCGATATGCATAAGTATACGAGAAAGTTACGGTCTTGAATgatcaaatattattgcaagaaatcAGGTACATGTTATTCGTATTACACATTTTCTATTAGTAAAATGCATTCTCGTAAATGTTTAATGTATTTCCGATCAATATCGATTTCTAAGGAATTAAATTCAAGCCAGATGCCTCTTG from Linepithema humile isolate Giens D197 chromosome 2, Lhum_UNIL_v1.0, whole genome shotgun sequence encodes:
- the LOC105679044 gene encoding homeobox protein Nkx-2.5-like, which translates into the protein MLSSSVSTQRSAFSVRDILSEDQQLGVMDCYGHHQNQASQQHAHQDYYSYNVMPENNWEMDKFKEQPMSSYQHYSDLNHVHQLSQVVPPYQETSITEDGNIVTSSKTELRKNQSGKRTKRKPRVLFSQTQVYELEQRFKQQRYLSAPEREMLAQSLKLTSTQVKIWFQNRRYKNKRARIEDAEKLQAQNMKNQSLKKIAVPILIKDGKPNVQQSYNGSYWPNVRSDLNGGMQTDFRTNEIRLSPDFRSNSNEMRIDSNISPDYKPEEIPGRSSLNDMADRQHVLNPGVQEYRSNFATEIPPSVLDCNRIIKTEFKTCASGNETASYPDLKNVQSDSKQLMTDRHMDVSNSEYGFTNYLTAPNYQMQYVNYMEQVPMDQSLQRLW